From a single Hippopotamus amphibius kiboko isolate mHipAmp2 chromosome X, mHipAmp2.hap2, whole genome shotgun sequence genomic region:
- the CXCR3 gene encoding C-X-C chemokine receptor type 3 isoform X1 — translation MVPEMSERQEFQASELALLLENSSYDYGENESDSCCASPPCPQDFSLNFDRAFLPVLYSLLFMLGLLGNGAVAAVLLSQRAALSSTDTFLLHLAVADALLVLTLPLWAVDAAIQWVFGSGLCKVAGALFNINFYAGALLLACISFDRYLSIVHATQLYRRGPPTRVALTCVVVWGLCLLFALPDFIFLSARRDERLNATHCLYSFPQVGHTALRILQLVAGFLLPLLVMAYCYARILAVLLVSRGQRRLRAMRLVVVVVVAFAFCWTPYHLVVLVDTLMELGALARNCGRESSVDVAKSVTSGMGYLHCCLNPLLYAFVGVKFRERMWVLLMRLGCPDQRGHQRQLPASRRDSSWSETTEASYSGL, via the exons ATGGTCCCTGAG aTGAGCGAGCGCCAAGAGTTCCAGGCGTCCGAGCTCGCCCTCCTCCTGGAAAACTCTTCCTATGACTACGGAGAAAACGAGAGTGACTCCTGCTgtgcctccccaccctgcccgcaGGACTTCAGCCTCAACTTCGACCGGGCCTTCCTGCCCGTCCTCTACAGTCTCCTCTTCATGCTGGGGCTGCTGGGCAACGGCGCCGTGGCGGCCGTGCTGCTGAGCCAGCGGGCGGCCCTGAGCAGCACCGACACGTTCCTGCTGCACTTGGCCGTGGCCGACGCCCTGCTGGTGCTGACGCTCCCGCTCTGGGCCGTGGATGCGGCCATCCAGTGGGTCTTCGGCTCCGGCCTCTGCAAAGTGGCGGGTGCCCTCTTCAACATCAATTTCTACGCTGGGGCCCTCCTGCTGGCCTGCATCAGCTTCGATCGGTACCTGAGCATCGTGCACGCCACCCAGCTCTACCGCCGGGGGCCACCGACCCGCGTGGCCCTCACCTGTGTGGTGGTCTGGGGGCTCTGTCTGCTCTTCGCACTCCCGGACTTCATCTTCCTGTCCGCCCGCCGCGACGAGCGCCTCAACGCCACGCACTGCCTGTACAGCTTTCCACAGGTGGGCCACACAGCCCTGCGCATCCTGCAGCTGGTCGCCGGTTTCCTGCTGCCCCTGCTGGTCATGGCTTATTGCTACGCCCGTATCCTGGCTGTGCTGCTGGTCTCCAGGGGCCAGCGGCGGCTCAGAGCCATgcggctggtggtggtggtggtggtggccttTGCCTTCTGCTGGACCCCCTACCACCTGGTGGTGCTGGTGGACACCCTCATGGAACTGGGGGCCTTGGCCCGCAACTGCGGCCGAGAGAGCAGCGTGGACGTGGCCAAGTCGGTCACGTCCGGCATGGGCTACCTGCACTGCTGCCTCAACCCGCTGCTCTACGCCTTTGTGGGTGTCAAGTTCCGAGAGCGGATGTGGGTGCTACTCATGCGCCTGGGCTGCCCCGACCAGAGGGGCCACCAGCGGCAGCTGCCGGCTTCCCGCCGGGATTCATCCTGGTCTGAGACCACAGAGGCCTCCTACTCAGGCTTGTAA
- the CXCR3 gene encoding C-X-C chemokine receptor type 3 isoform X2: MSERQEFQASELALLLENSSYDYGENESDSCCASPPCPQDFSLNFDRAFLPVLYSLLFMLGLLGNGAVAAVLLSQRAALSSTDTFLLHLAVADALLVLTLPLWAVDAAIQWVFGSGLCKVAGALFNINFYAGALLLACISFDRYLSIVHATQLYRRGPPTRVALTCVVVWGLCLLFALPDFIFLSARRDERLNATHCLYSFPQVGHTALRILQLVAGFLLPLLVMAYCYARILAVLLVSRGQRRLRAMRLVVVVVVAFAFCWTPYHLVVLVDTLMELGALARNCGRESSVDVAKSVTSGMGYLHCCLNPLLYAFVGVKFRERMWVLLMRLGCPDQRGHQRQLPASRRDSSWSETTEASYSGL; the protein is encoded by the coding sequence aTGAGCGAGCGCCAAGAGTTCCAGGCGTCCGAGCTCGCCCTCCTCCTGGAAAACTCTTCCTATGACTACGGAGAAAACGAGAGTGACTCCTGCTgtgcctccccaccctgcccgcaGGACTTCAGCCTCAACTTCGACCGGGCCTTCCTGCCCGTCCTCTACAGTCTCCTCTTCATGCTGGGGCTGCTGGGCAACGGCGCCGTGGCGGCCGTGCTGCTGAGCCAGCGGGCGGCCCTGAGCAGCACCGACACGTTCCTGCTGCACTTGGCCGTGGCCGACGCCCTGCTGGTGCTGACGCTCCCGCTCTGGGCCGTGGATGCGGCCATCCAGTGGGTCTTCGGCTCCGGCCTCTGCAAAGTGGCGGGTGCCCTCTTCAACATCAATTTCTACGCTGGGGCCCTCCTGCTGGCCTGCATCAGCTTCGATCGGTACCTGAGCATCGTGCACGCCACCCAGCTCTACCGCCGGGGGCCACCGACCCGCGTGGCCCTCACCTGTGTGGTGGTCTGGGGGCTCTGTCTGCTCTTCGCACTCCCGGACTTCATCTTCCTGTCCGCCCGCCGCGACGAGCGCCTCAACGCCACGCACTGCCTGTACAGCTTTCCACAGGTGGGCCACACAGCCCTGCGCATCCTGCAGCTGGTCGCCGGTTTCCTGCTGCCCCTGCTGGTCATGGCTTATTGCTACGCCCGTATCCTGGCTGTGCTGCTGGTCTCCAGGGGCCAGCGGCGGCTCAGAGCCATgcggctggtggtggtggtggtggtggccttTGCCTTCTGCTGGACCCCCTACCACCTGGTGGTGCTGGTGGACACCCTCATGGAACTGGGGGCCTTGGCCCGCAACTGCGGCCGAGAGAGCAGCGTGGACGTGGCCAAGTCGGTCACGTCCGGCATGGGCTACCTGCACTGCTGCCTCAACCCGCTGCTCTACGCCTTTGTGGGTGTCAAGTTCCGAGAGCGGATGTGGGTGCTACTCATGCGCCTGGGCTGCCCCGACCAGAGGGGCCACCAGCGGCAGCTGCCGGCTTCCCGCCGGGATTCATCCTGGTCTGAGACCACAGAGGCCTCCTACTCAGGCTTGTAA